The Prochlorococcus marinus str. MIT 9301 genome window below encodes:
- a CDS encoding fatty acid desaturase: MLKVNRGDFLIKPFLKRNNIRASYQIISTIFPIISIWLIVHQIINHPFSLLIKGFLLVPFVVLLTLFSSRTFSLMHDCGHNSLFTKRKLNRFFGFLLGLVNGIPQKSWSIDHAFHHRNNGNWEIYKGPIDVLSLEDYESLSKREQIIYKVSRNWVMLFPGGFFYLVLKPRLGLVFIIFNFSKDILEETYIKIKNREISQLLAINSRVKPPFSDYGDNFSELCELIINNIVVIIGWIFMSKWLGLVFFLSFYSIVLTLSAAILICVFFVQHNYENAYAKNTKNWDLIDGAILGSSNLDIPNWLNWFLADISFHSIHHLSERIPNYNLRSCHKANIHLLQQSKFLKLSDFSNCFKYIIWDNKNEKLIPIS, from the coding sequence ATGCTTAAAGTCAATAGAGGTGATTTTTTAATAAAGCCATTTTTAAAAAGAAATAATATTAGAGCTTCTTATCAAATTATTTCTACCATCTTCCCAATAATTTCTATTTGGTTAATCGTACACCAAATAATAAATCATCCTTTTTCATTATTGATTAAAGGATTTCTATTGGTACCTTTTGTAGTTCTTCTAACACTATTCTCATCTAGAACATTCTCATTAATGCATGATTGCGGTCATAATTCTCTTTTTACAAAACGTAAATTAAACCGCTTCTTTGGATTTTTACTTGGCTTGGTTAATGGTATCCCTCAGAAGTCGTGGTCAATTGATCATGCATTTCATCATAGAAATAATGGAAATTGGGAAATTTATAAGGGTCCGATAGATGTTTTAAGTCTTGAAGATTATGAATCCCTTTCAAAAAGAGAGCAAATAATTTATAAAGTAAGTCGAAATTGGGTGATGCTTTTCCCTGGCGGTTTTTTTTACTTAGTTTTAAAACCTAGATTAGGACTTGTTTTTATTATTTTTAATTTTAGTAAAGATATATTGGAAGAGACTTATATCAAAATAAAAAACAGAGAAATTTCTCAACTTCTAGCAATTAATTCGAGAGTAAAACCACCTTTTTCTGATTATGGAGATAACTTCAGTGAGCTTTGTGAATTAATAATCAATAATATAGTAGTAATAATAGGATGGATCTTTATGAGTAAATGGTTGGGGTTAGTTTTTTTCTTATCATTTTATTCCATTGTATTAACCTTATCAGCAGCAATTTTAATATGTGTTTTTTTCGTACAACATAATTATGAGAATGCATATGCTAAAAATACAAAAAACTGGGATCTCATCGATGGAGCGATTTTAGGTAGTAGCAATTTAGATATCCCTAATTGGCTAAATTGGTTTTTAGCAGACATATCCTTCCACAGCATTCATCATCTGTCTGAAAGAATACCTAATTACAACTTAAGATCTTGTCATAAAGCAAACATTCATCTGCTCCAACAATCAAAGTTCTTAAAATTAAGCGATTTTTCAAACTGCTTCAAATATATTATTTGGGATAATAAAAATGAAAAATTAATTCCAATAAGTTAA